The following nucleotide sequence is from Zingiber officinale cultivar Zhangliang chromosome 10A, Zo_v1.1, whole genome shotgun sequence.
AAAGCCTACAAGGAGGCCATTCCGGCAAGGCCGTGGTGCAACAAGTTGTGGGCAATGCTATCTCTAGTCTGTACGGCGCTCATCGTTCGGATGCTATTCTCTGGCACCACTTCGTCGTCCACCAGTTCAAATTCCATATCGGCGTCCATCGTCTTCTTTCTCATCTCGCATATGTTGTGGAGGACGCAGCAAGCGCCCAGGAACATCGGCAAGTCTGACAGCTTCACTTCGGTTCTCTTCTGCAGGCATCCCCACCTGCCCTTGAACCTGGCAAAGGCCTGCTTCGCCACCCTGTGAACGTCCCCGATCTTCTCATTGAAGGCGTGCTGTGCCCATGTGAGGTTCGGTTGGGCGTAAGGAACGAGCACCCAGTCCAGCAGAGGATAGCTGACACCGCCGACAATCCACTGGTGGCTCAATTGGCCGCCGTTAGCGCGCTGGTAGAGGGCCGATTTCTCGAGCACATGGTCGTCGGCCATGGAGCCGGGCCACCCGATGCAGATGTCAGTGAAGGCGCCGTCGGGGTCGACCACGCCTTGGACAGTGATAGTGTATGACGTCTTCTGGTTGCGCTCCGTGTGGCGCCGGTTGAAGTAGGCCGCGACTCTGTCCTTGGGGGCGACGATGGGAATGTGAGTCGTGTACATCGCGCCGACCACATTGGGAATCCCTGAGAGAGCCTCGAACCGCGCCGCCATGGCGGCGGCGGCTTCCGGAGCGGGCCAGAGGAGCGTCCGCGGCATTAGCACGTTACGTATGGCGGTGCAGACCTCCAAGACGAGCTTGTGGCAAGTGGAGATGCCGAGCCCGAATCGACGGGAGACGAGTCGTAGGGGCTCGCCAGTAGCGAGGCGCCACACGCACACAGCGACGCGCTGCCGGACGGGGATGGCGGCGCGGAGAGCCGTATCCTCTTTCGCGATGGCCGACCCGAGCTCGTCGCAGAGGAAGTCGAAGGTGGCGCGGGACATCCGGAAAGCTTGCCGGAACTCCTCCTCGGGTAGATCCGGGTGGTTGTACCGGTCCCACCAGTCCCGACTCCGGTCCTTCACCCAGAGGCGGCGTTGATGGGGCTTCGCCGGCGCTATGGAATCCTCCTCCTCTGTGAATTCGGGAGGCGGTGGGGAAGAGGACACGGAAGGCTTGATCGCTACGAACCGTGTCGGGAGGGGATCATCCACCCTCGGACGTTTCTTGGAGTTATGCTCCATGTCAGCGGCGGGGGCCAATAATGAAGACTGAGGAGCCGAGGCAGTGGCGGCGGCGGCGTCTTCGAAGAAGGAGTAGTAATAAGAAAAGTCTTCTTCGTAGTAGTCGACGACGGAGGCAGCGGCGGAGGCGAAGAGAGGAGGAGTAGTCTGGTAAGCCATCATGAATTGGGCGAGCGATCGAGATTTGGGGGCGCAATAGCGGCGATGCACGGGGAAGgttatttatatgtttcggcgTGAGAGCGAGAGACAAAAAAAGGAGGCGGCGCGTGCACACGGTAGGATCGCCTCCGTCTCGTTCGAGGAAGGAGGTTGCAGCGTAACATAACCGCGGCTCACGCGGGTGTGGACTGGACCAAGCGGGACCACTTCTTATTCCAACGTGGCTACATCTTGCCCGTCCGTTCGGAGTAAGGGGGCGGCTCAGGGTCAGCTGTGGGTAACGGAGTGGAAGAGGGACCGGTCATGAGTAAGTAGATCGACAGCGTCATTTATATTTCCAAGCACGCGATTCACATGCGTGGATGAGGTGTCGATTTGGTCCACAGCGCATGGTCAGTTGCGAAGATTCTGTATTTTTTCTGATTCAAGTTCAGATTCTCTTGGGCTATACCTAGTCTAAAATTCTTATTATACACCTAAAATATATAATTGTTCTGTATAAATTCTCATTATTAGGTAAGAAATAATGGTGATACGGTACATATTCGTGGGGTTAGTAAAatgatgtggttaggagtcaGGATCATaagatggtcagaagtcaagcttccGTGGTTGGTCAGAAGTCAAGTCTCCGggctggtcaaaagtcaagcttacgtggaggtcagaagtcaggcttacgtggaggtcagaagtccagccttcgtggctggtcagaagtcaagcttacgtggccaGGGTTAAAGTCTCAGCTGACGGGACGGTCAGAGGATAGGATTATAAGTCGGACAAGTGCCAGCCCTGATAGCGATCAAGGGTCGGGCCCACGAGCCAGATACAGCTGAGAACTGAGCCCACAAGCCaagtaaaggtaaaggaaagaaggTCCCTGGTGTAGAACAAATTGGGCGTACAAGTCGgaacgtacaggccatggataatagcggacagatgcaggtcgggatacagacttggcgtacaggtcggaacgtataaGCCATGGAGAATAGCGGACAGAAACAGGTCATGATTCAGATCTATGCGTGCAGGTCGGAATGTACAGGCCATAGATAATAGCGGACAAATGTAGGTCGGGATAcaaacctggcgtacaggtcggaacataTAAGCCATGGAGAATagcggacagaagcaggtcaggatacagaTCTAGGCGTGCAGGTCAGAATGTACAAAACATGAATAACATCAGACAGATGCaagtcgggatacagacctggcatacaggtcggaacgtacaggccatggataataGCGGACAGATACAGGTCgcgatacagacctggcgtacaggttggAACGTATAATCCATGGAGAATAGCAGACAGAAGCAAGTCAGGATACAGATCTAGGCGTGCAGGTCGGAATGtacaaaccatggataacatcagacagatgcaggtcgggatacagacatGGCGTACAGGTCAGAACGTATAGGCCATAGATAATaacggacagaagcaggtcgggatatagGCCTGgcatgcaggtcggaacgtacaggtcatggataacagcggacagaagcaggtcgggatacggACTTGGGCGGGTAGGTCGGAACATACAAGCCACAGATAATAAGTAGAAGCAGGTCCGGAACTAGATCGAGCGTACACAGGTCGGAACGCACAAGCCATGGAGAATAacggacagaagcaggtcaggataTAGACCTAGGCGTGCAAGTCGGAATGTacaaaccatggataacagcataCAGAGACAGGTTGGAATACAGACCGTGGAATATAGACCTAGCGTCCAAGCACTACAGGACAAAGAAGTCAGGGAACTATAACTGTCTGTCAGAAAATGCCAGAGAATAATCAGTGTGTCAGATAATATGCGAACAGTTGGGGCTCAGTACCCCTTTTTATTCCATCGCCAGCCTATAAGAAGGTgtcacgtgtcattcaccgctagacaaagcctgacagccgacattccctgacacccgtcagacccagaaacttctgttgcagtataaaaagggatgctttgtcccttatgcaaggacgctcactcgtcatttctcattagtctttacttttcgtcctttctctgtgttttctggggaaaagtacctgacttgagcgtcggagggcctgacgcggggactttttccctggtttctggtctctaatgacttgtgggctcgtctgagtgtgcgcaaagCCGTAGTGTCATCGTCCTAGTCATCTCCCTTCGTCAGCCACCCGTGCGAACCTTTCCAGGGGGTGCCAGGTAGATATGACGCCtcggcgactttccgtcaacttccagtacatcgaggcccgccttcatccgactcagcttccggacgagatcaaatttggtgccatctgtgggaacacaacaacctgtttCGGAAAGtgaagatggaggagtctggccgcaTCAACGTCACCATGACCGCCGGAgaatacgagctcttcaaggaggccaagaggcgagcAGCCTTCGAGAAGCAAGCGACTGTCTCGCGACCGTGACAAGCTCCTGCTGAAGCTTCCAAGGAGCCCCTCCCTGTTTCAGATCGAGACTCTAAGAGAAAATAGCCCGAGGGGTTTCCTCAGGTTCCTTATTGCGAGCCTGGCATGGGGTATTATCAGCCAGAGCCCCAGGGCCTCAGCCTTAAGAAAGAACAGCCTCAAGTCTCCATGGCTGAAAGTTCCTTGCCCAGAGATTCGAAGAAAGGAAAGGCTCTCATCATACCAGAAGTATTCCCGGAAGATCCGGATGAGAGAGTGCCATTCTCGGGCATGATTTTGAATGAAAGATTGCCTAAGGGCTACAGGGCCCCGTCGATCGGAGAGTATGACGGGAGCAAAGACCCGGAAGAGCATTTACGCAAGTTTAAAAATGCAGCCCTGCTGCATTAATACAGTGATGCTGTCAATTGTCGAGTTTTCTTGAACACTTTAGCTGGCTCGGCGTTAAAGTTGTTTGATGGGCTACCTCAAGGATCCATCActtgtttcttgtatttcaaGACGGCATTTCTGCGTCGTTTTGCCAGCAGTAAAAAATATCAGAAGATGGATCACTGTCTTTTCGCTCTTAAGCAAGGGCTGACCGAGCccttaagaagttatatcaaccgTTTCAATCAAGTGGCCCAGGATGTCTCCACCGCCACTTCGGAGATTCTGATGAGCGCATTCTCTCATGGATTAGGGgaaggagaattcttcagagatctcatcaaaaatttCGCTtgaaattttgatgagatggtggaaaaagctgcCTGCTACATCAAGGTAGAAGAAGCACAGGCGGCTCGGAGGAAAGCCGAAAGACCACCTCCCTCTACAATAAGCCGGAAAGAAGGGTGCCTCAACCACCTCCTCAACCTCTACCGCGCGCTTGGGAAGCCTGACCTGCCTTCCATCCCGGGTCGAAGGTTAGACCAGCCCCCCGAGTCGTAGCTGTGCATGCTCCCCGGCCTGGACCGTGGAACAATCGGTATTGCACCTATCATCGATCTCGTACCCATGATACTAATCATTGTTTTCAGTTTGCTCGGGACTCCAAGCAGGCTGCAGAGTTAGGCTTACCGTCGCTCGAGCTAGCCCCTCAAGTAATCAAAATGATGGAAGATCAACGAGCCGCAGCTGGACAGGCCAGGCAACCCCGCCCTAACCTAGCAGGACCCAGCACTCATCAACTCAGTCGGGGAAAAGAGCCAGAAGGAGCATGGGAAGCCGAGAATAGAGGCAATGCCGCCGTCCGAGAGATTGGCATGATCTCTGGGGGGCCAACTGATGGAGATTCGGGGAGAGCACACAAATCACATGTGCGTCGCTTGGAGGTTCACACTGTTTGATGCAGCCAGGAGCAGGCTTCTGGCCCTGTTATCAGCTTCGGACCGGCAGACCTGGAAGGTCTGGAGCTGCCTCATGacgatgcccttatcatcaaagccatcatcgctaatagccgagtggcccgggttttcgttgacaccgggagctcggtcaatattctaTGCAGGACTGCATTCGAGGAAATGCAGATCGATGCCACTGAACTACAACCTGTGGCTACGTCTCTATATGGATTTACAGGCAATGAGGTGAAGccaatgggtcagattaagctggccatatcttTGGTCACCGAGCCGTTAGTGCTCACCaggaggagcacttttatagtGGTTGATTCCCCCTCCTCTTATAACGTCATCTTAGGAAGGCCCGCCCTGTATGAATTTAGGGCCGCTGTTTCTACTTTtcatcaaaaaatcaaattccccgttggcgagcaggtcggggaagtcaagggagagcagagGGTCTCCCGTCGATGTTACATTGATATGGTACGGGTGGAGGCCAGGAAGAATCAAAGGATGCAAGATGGGGGCGTTCATGCCGTCCAAGAAGAACCTGTGCCTATGGTTGAAGAACCCATCCCCTGGGAGGAGGTGCAACTATAGGCTGAACGACCTGAAAGTCTAACACGCTTGGCGAGCGACCTTCCCTCTCCTCTCAAGGAAGAGTTAGTCCAATGCTTGATCCGTAACcgggatgtcttcgcctggtctatAGAGGAGTTACCTGGGGTCAAACCTGAGGTAGCAGAGCATAAGTTACATTTACTGCCGAACTCCCGACcagtcaagcaaaagaaaagaaacttcTCGGCTGACCAGAATAAAATAATCAGAGCCGAGGTGGATCAGCTCCGGAAGGCAGGCCACGTtcgagaagtgcagttcccgtCTTGGCTCTCTAATATGGTTTTAGTAAAGAAGCCCAACAGTAAGTGGAGGGTATGCATAGACTTCCGAGATCTCAACCGAGCTAGTCCCAAGGATTGCTATCCTCTACCCCggattgatcagatggtggactcaactgctggttgtgaaaggatctgtatgctggatgcataccaggggtatcatcagatacctttAGCGGTGGAGGACCAaaaaaaggttagcttcattatgGCTAATGGTAccttctgttatactgtcatgcccttcGATCTCAGGAatgcaggagccacctaccaaagaatgatgaacaaaatcttccgagagcagatcgggcgcaatgtggaagtctatgtggatgatatactcatcAAGTCCCCTTTAGCCGTGAACCTGATcaaggatgtagaagaaacctacAAGACTCTCCGACAATATGGGCTGAAGTTGAACCCCTTGAAATGCTTGTTTGAGGCTAAAGGAGGAAAGTTCTTGGGCTActtagtgaccgagcggggaataaaAGCTAATCCAGAAAAGGTCTGGGCACTACGCGATATGCAGGCTCCCCAGAATTTAAAGGAAACCCAGAAGCTGGTCGACAAAATAACAACTctgtcaagattcatttccagatccaatgggatgaagaatgtactcgagcttttgaggagctgaagaagtATTTGGAGGCTCTGCCATCTTTATTCAAGCCGGTTGTTGGAGAACCATTATGGGTCTACTTATCTGCCACTCCTGAGGCTGTAGGGGCTGTGCTTGTTAAAGAAcatgacaatgtacaacggccagtgtatttcttcagttatctattaaaaggggtcgagtctcgatacacggtcctcgagaagttggtttatggattggtcctTATGGCTAGGCGGTTAAGACCTTGCTTCTTAGCACATCCTATCACCGTTTTGACCAATAACACCATGGGAAGAGCTCTGACTAATGTAGAAGTTGCAGGTCGACTTATCAAGTGGGCAACAGAGTTAGGGCGCAGGCCTTAgcagatttcttaacagaaattcatcaaaccaactctgaagaaacctggaaggtctatgtggatggatcgACAACTCATCAGGGAAGCGAGGTCGGGGTCTTATTGATATCTCCCCAAGGGGATATACTCCAATTGGCTGTCCGATTGAATTTCTGAGCCacaaacaatgaggcagaatacgaGGCTTTGTTGGCAGGGCTACAAGCAGCCCGGCACGTAGGGGCAGCCCGAGTAATCATTTATTCCGATTCTcagctagtaactcagcaagtGGCCGGTAACTTTGTGATAAATTATAATAAGTTGTAAGTATACCGggaagcttatgagaagatgaaagaggaATTCGCAGAAATCACAGTAGCCAAGATCCCCAGGGCGGAGAATGAGAAGGCAGATGAGCTAGCAAAGATGACCAGTTCCTTAACCGCTTGggtgttggatcggtcaacaacaCAAACCTTCCTGATAGCTCAGATAGATTTGCATAACAACAGggaagcaactattgattggcgggTGCCCATGATCAGCTATCTTAGGCAGGGTATCTTACCAACTGACCCAGAAGAATCACGGCTGGTCAGGAGGCAAGCccatgcttatgtcatgatcgGGGATCAGCTCTACAAAAGGTCCTTCTCTAGACCCTTACTTAAATGCTTGGGTATGGAGGAGGCAGACCAGACCTTgcgagaaatacatctgggatgtTGTGGCAGTCATGTAGGCGGTCGGACATTATCTTGCAAGGTactcctggccgggtatttcttGCCTACTTTATAGAGGGATGCTCACAAGCTGGTAAATACATGTCTGTCctgccaaaaacatcaaaatttaacacATTGATCGACGGCTCTGCTGAGAAcatctatagtctcgtgtccttttgatcaatgaggcatggatattgtgggaccatttccaatggctCTGGGTCAAAGACgtttcttattggtggcggtggattatttctctaagtgAGTGGAAGCAGAAGTCCTAGCCAGGATCACAGAAGATGCGGTCATCCAGTTTCTGTGGGAGAATATTCTCTGCAAGTTCGACATTCtgcataaattggtatcagacaatggaaggcaatttcaagggcaaaAAATCCAGGCCTGGTGTAAGGGATTTAGCATAACGCAAGCATTCACTTCAGTGGCATACCCACAAAGCAATGGCCAGACCGAGGTGGTTAATCGAGAAATAGTACAAGGTATGAAGGTTAAGCTGGACTATGTGGGAGGTAACTGGGTGGAAGAGCTATCAAACATCCTATGGGCCTACCGTACaacaccccgagaaagtacaggtctaACATCATTCCATCTGGTTTATGGCAACGAAGCGGTAGCACCCATAGAAATTGGAGTTACATCAGTCAGAAGGACATTATACGATGAAGGAAACGCAGAGTGACGATTGGCTGAACTAGATCTCATTAGTGAAACCCGTGACAGGATGACAGCTCGGCTGGAGgcctatcgacaaagaatgagacaaaattataacagaagagtgattcctcgattctttggggaaggagatctggtctggaagcaaattaagcctgtgggagatgtgGCCAAGTTAGCACCGCAGTAGGATGAACCTTACAAAGTTATCAAAAATTTATCGTCTGGAGCTTATTATTTGTAGGATAATCAGGGCAAAAAGTTagatcgaccttggagtgctaactacttgCGACCTTATCGAGTTTAAAGAGTCATATAAAGAAGAAGAAACTGGGCTGACAAATGTTTAACAGGTCGGGGTCATAGGCCGGGGCTAAAAGTGGACCGGACAGTGTGGTAAGAGGACATGTTAAAGCGGAAATTGTATATCCTAATATTTCTTTCAACAGACTAAGGAATTTTAGCAAAGTAGACCTCAAAGTGCAAATGGATGTGcattaagaaaagaaataaagtttCATAGGAAGTCTTTAAGTTACATTATGTACAGGCATTGAATAagaatcatttgaaaggagcaaaaatgtCATCCGGAATCTCTTTAAGGATCCGGTCAATATCTAAGAACTCAGCGGGAGGAGCTGATTTTAAGTAGCCCTGTTTGTAAAGTTGTCGCAGAGCCCCAGCCGCACCATATACAACAGATGTGGAGAAACGCTGCCCTACTTGTGTGCAAAACTCTAGAGAACGCAGGTACAGGTCGTGGTTCTGTTTGCATCGATCGTTCTCCCCTTCCTTATAAATAGTCAGGGCTGTAGACACTCCTTCAGCAGTAGCCCGGGCTTGAGCCAATTCAGTTCGggctgtcagaagttctgccattTGAGATGTTAACTGAGCTGCTTGGGATTTTAGTTTCTTGTCCTGCTCCTGTGCTAAGGTTTCGGCGGCCCGCAGCTTCTGTGTCAACTAGTCAATAGCTCGCTGATGCACCAAAGCTTGTTGGTCCATGCGTTGCTGGTGCACGACATTGACCTGGCTTTTTTCTTCTTTAAGGCCTTTAAGCTTGTGGTTAGCCCATGCTAAGGATACTTCCAGATGGGTCTTGCTTTTGGTCAGATCCTTTATTTAAGCTCTCAGGGCATGATTAGCCTGCGCAGGGTCATTCAATTGAAGCTCCAATTCTGTCACCATATCCCGCAGCACCTTATTTTGATGATGGCCAGCATGAAAGGATTGATTTATTATTAGGGATTCTGCACAGGCCTGGGACATAAAGAAAATATCTGATAAGAGCGGGGAGGATAATAGCTGGGTAATCATGGAAGCTTACCTTGATATACAACTCAGAGAATTTATCCATCTAGGCAGGTGGCGGCAAGAGTTCCATCTGTTGCATACTTTCTTCCTATAATGTGGCCAAACGATCCTTTATTGTGAGGTAGCTGGTGGGAACATCTTGTCGGGATCTTAATTCAGCCTCAGAAGGAGCAGCAGTACGATAATAGTGAGGAACAGGGGGCGGTGGTTGGGAAGGCCCAGTAGCTGAGCCAGAAGGCCCAACAGCTGAGCCAGAAGGCCCAGCAGTTGACCCAGAAGGAGCTGAAGGGGGCACCTGAGAAGGCTCTGGAGGTGAGGTAGCTGGTGAAGGGCGATGCGAGGGGCCAGCTTCAGTGTTCTAAGGCTGTTGCGAAGTGGAAGGTTGAGCTAGCGGAGGCTCAACCTGAACCTCGAGCGGAGCAGAGGAAACATTTGCTGGGCTCGGGGCAGGAGTGGGGGTTGTAACAGGAGGCGAAGAAGGAGGAATAGCAAAAGGGCTTGAGTCTTGGCGGGGATGAGGGGCTCAGCGGCGCAGTCTTTGAGCCAAAGGCTGGTCATCTGATTCAGAATCCTCATATGGCAGCCGAACCCTGCGCTGAGAAGAAGAGGGGGCATCTCGGCTCAGGCGATCATTCATAGAACGGGCCTGACGAGCTGCCTGAGAAGCTTCTCTGAAGGTTGGGCTGGCATAGGTGACGTTGGCTGATCTTCGTTCGCGGCCGCGACCAGGGCTAGAGGTCGGTCGGACAAGATCAATGGACTGAAGGGGCGTTGGGGTAAAGGGCCGGGCTGTAGGCGGGGCCTGGGGACGAACAGGGGCGGCAATCCGGGTTGAAGGCGTAGTCCGGGGACTAGTGGGGCGAGCAGAGGAGGCAGGTCGGACAGTAGAAGAGCCTCGGCGAGGGGGACGGGGTCGGAGATTTGCAGTGGTAGCCATACCGACATGGGTCGATGTCGAGTAGGGGAGCGATCTCCTTTCTAAAATAACTCGACCACGCCTCATGATCTCCATGTCACTTATAGGAAGAGGTTGAACCTCTAAAGCATGAGTTAAGACTTCAGCTGTACAGAATAAGAGTAGGAGGTCAGATACAGTAGGAAAAACAAAATGCATGaagttataagagaattaaaagaGAAGCTTACCCAGAGAATGAGGCATCTCAGGAGTAAGAGAGCTCAGGTGGAAGTATGATAGCAATTCCTCAGACAATAAGCATGTTAAGTTCAGTTGCCATCCTGCCAAACGAGACGAAGCCTCTATATAGGAGGTATCCAGATGAAATTCCCCCAGTGGCGGGCTCGGGGGAAGGGACAATTGCCATCGCAGGGGCCACTCTACCTCATGGGGAAATCgaatgaagaagaatttgctcCTCCAATTCGGTTCAGAAGGTTGCAGGGGTGAGAAAAAAGCAGTCCGAAGACGGGGTTGGAAGCGGAACGTGCCTTCTTCATGCTGCCGGAGGGTGAAGAAACAGTGGAACAAAGGGGCAGACCAGGAGAGCTCGCATACATCGCATAGCACTACAAATCCACAGAGGATCCTTATCGAATTCGACGTCAGTTGTCCTAGTGGAATTTTGAAGTGGCGACACACGTTAGAAAAGAAGGAGTGAAGAGGAAGACGAAAGCCGGCCACAAATTGCTCTTTAAAGAAGGTGCAATATCCATCAGGAGCAGCAAAGAATTGGTGTATGCCGGTTGGAATGATCACATGGGCTTCATCCCCAACTCCGTAGGTATATCGCAGGTCATCCCGATCCAGTTCTTCGAAAGTGGATGAGCCAGGAAAGTACACCGCCGCCAAAGAAGATAGATAGGAGGAAGATGCCATGTGCAAAGATGGAAGGAGAAGAGATCAAGCGGGAAGTTATCGACGCAAAAGCAGAGATTCGGGATTAGTAATGGATTCAAGCAGAAGGagcggaaggaagaagaagacgcaCAGAATCTGAAGGCAAAAGCAAGAGGAGATTATTTATAGCCGCTGGGCAGAGGGGCAATTTCGTCAGGCATCATCCGCCGGCGCAAAATAATTGGCGGGAGTAAAGAGGGCCGATGGATCTTCTTTGAAAATAATGTCCGAGGGTATATCTGGAAAAGTGTTGGCGCGAAGTACGAGGAGCTAGATTTCGGGAAAAGATGCAACTGTCTTAAAGTGTTCTATGATTCCCGATCTGGTCTTAACCCTTGATTTCCCGCTCTGGAATTAGCCCAACCTGGATTACGTTGGAAAGAACAGACCGGGGGGTGTAACTGAGCCATGGCGGTCAGCAGAAAAAGGCAAGTTAAGCAGGTCGGGATATAAATGAAGATCAGGGTGATTTGCTAAGCCTAGTTGAGCAGTCAACAGAAAAAGGCAAGTTAAACAGGTCGGGGCAAGAAAAAAGGGAATCCTGACCGGGACTAGATAAAACTTGAACTAGAGGGTCGAAGTACACCTCCATATCGCCATGGTTCATATTGGTCGGGAAGCATACACAAGGTCGTTGATAAGAAAATAATGAGCTAAGGAAAGATCGAAGGCAAGCAATCATGCTATATCATAAGAAGGTCAACATGTCATAAAAAGGCTAAATAGTCCAAGGCAAAGACAAATCCAAAATTACAAAACAAGTAGTTTGGGTGAAAGTTTGGCAATTTCATTTTTACAATTAAAGTTCAGAATACAGTGCCACATCAAGGCTCAGTATCAGCGGGAGGCTTGGGAAGAAGAAATAAGTCATCGTCATCTTTGAAGGAAGGAAGTGACCCGGCCGGAAGCTCGTTCATCAGGCGAGCGGTATCCATGAAGTCTTCTGAAGGAGCGGAGCGAAGCAGATCCTGCTCAAACATTTGACAAGCCCCGCCGCAACAGAGCATGAGGTTCATTAAACCCCCTATCTTCCTCAAAAAGAAAGGGGATGAGACGTAGGATAACCTATACGCTCTTAGACGACCAACTTCTCCCGCCTGATAATCTGTCAGCTCTGCCCGGGCCTTCTCTGCATCAGCTCGGGCCAAAGTCAAATCTTTTTGACTTTGGGAAGCATTCTCCTGAGCTTTCAAAAGATCGGCCTGCATTGATTTGAGGGTTGCTTGGTCGGCTTCCCAGTGACTTTGAAGGGCCTTCTCCCGGTCGGCACTAGAAGTTAGATGACCCTGGACATCTGATAAACTTTTCTGAAGAGCCTCTTGGTTTTCTTGTAGACTCTTCAAATCAGAGGACAAGGTGGTCAATCGGGCATCCTTCTCATCCAACTCAACTACTAGCAAGCGACGCCTCTCCACTCAGAAGCCAGTTTGGACTCGCTGGTTTGTAGAGACGCCTCCAGAGCATTTATCTTGTCAAAAGCCGTGTGGGAGATATTTCGGGTGGACTCTGCAGACTCCCCAATCAAGCGTA
It contains:
- the LOC122027730 gene encoding protein ALP1-like, encoding MMAYQTTPPLFASAAASVVDYYEEDFSYYYSFFEDAAAATASAPQSSLLAPAADMEHNSKKRPRVDDPLPTRFVAIKPSVSSSPPPPEFTEEEDSIAPAKPHQRRLWVKDRSRDWWDRYNHPDLPEEEFRQAFRMSRATFDFLCDELGSAIAKEDTALRAAIPVRQRVAVCVWRLATGEPLRLVSRRFGLGISTCHKLVLEVCTAIRNVLMPRTLLWPAPEAAAAMAARFEALSGIPNVVGAMYTTHIPIVAPKDRVAAYFNRRHTERNQKTSYTITVQGVVDPDGAFTDICIGWPGSMADDHVLEKSALYQRANGGQLSHQWIVGGVSYPLLDWVLVPYAQPNLTWAQHAFNEKIGDVHRVAKQAFARFKGRWGCLQKRTEVKLSDLPMFLGACCVLHNICEMRKKTMDADMEFELVDDEVVPENSIRTMSAVQTRDSIAHNLLHHGLAGMASL